One window of Corallococcus caeni genomic DNA carries:
- a CDS encoding MFS transporter has product MSVHSLRHGRGLRRARLGALLLVLAASLGGVVALGLGEAWRGDARLQFERLAAQGAILQGPVEMFLRVGMTLEQFTGFTQLARTLREADPTLEAVRVLDDQGRLLFSEPPGPEVPAPAARRVPPLPHQRFAVTEDARSFRVSLPLSDRFGEVGRLELVMSREAVSQRVLRRCQPLFTLLGGCLLFLGAFVAGAQRLWMRRPRRWLGAAFSLGFLGLTVATSLALAELYSDGLHQRTSSLAHSLARRLNEAARLGLTLSHLRGLDTLLEEYQRTNADLGSLALIADERVLVQADAGAGRTGDERFEYTIDLELTEGPWNLPVRLEVDAAKGALQARLWRAVPGFLFLFAASSLLGLLVLGALAPLPRRGAGSRVFEQRTVGRLQPLAFLGGFLEGLPFAFLPVAAEALFPGGGAALLAVAFHGACALAFVPSGHYARQGQLGRWLVVALGVSTAAFALMAFTSDLRAWLVLRGLCGFGLGALAAGTRAYLLAALPPAQPPRRLARLTLARGGGLLAGTVLGALVAAHLGPSPVFLFAALCGLGALAYSRLWLPPLEARDRSAGPRAFRASLTPPPPAPGAWSPREHRGALLFVGLPSWLARGGVLGLVVPLWLVSEGKDTDRIGQWLALVALGALLPLALPARVDGSRRLLQGGVLGTGLSLLALSAFGTLEPVRALALCLLGMSLGLLHVPLDHHLENPPAQGVRGRSWPTIAPLLGALGQCVGPLLVSAFWRPTEDPLPVLGGLGVGVLLLGAAHSWMTRATPGREVRHA; this is encoded by the coding sequence ATGTCTGTCCATTCCCTCCGGCACGGGCGCGGGTTGCGCCGGGCCCGGCTTGGCGCCCTCCTCCTGGTGCTGGCCGCCTCGCTGGGAGGGGTCGTCGCGCTGGGGCTGGGTGAGGCGTGGCGCGGGGATGCCCGCCTCCAGTTCGAGCGGCTCGCGGCGCAGGGCGCGATCCTCCAGGGGCCGGTGGAGATGTTCCTGCGCGTGGGCATGACGCTGGAGCAGTTCACCGGCTTCACCCAGCTGGCGCGCACGCTGCGCGAGGCGGACCCCACGCTGGAGGCGGTCCGCGTCCTGGACGACCAGGGCCGGCTGCTCTTCTCCGAGCCCCCCGGCCCGGAGGTCCCTGCCCCCGCGGCCCGCCGCGTCCCTCCCCTGCCCCACCAGCGCTTCGCGGTGACGGAGGACGCGCGCTCCTTCCGCGTGTCGCTGCCGCTGTCGGACCGCTTCGGGGAGGTGGGCCGCCTGGAGCTGGTGATGTCCCGGGAGGCGGTGTCGCAGCGGGTGCTGCGGCGCTGCCAGCCCCTCTTCACGCTACTGGGGGGCTGTCTGCTGTTCCTGGGGGCCTTCGTGGCGGGCGCGCAGCGGCTGTGGATGCGGCGTCCCCGGCGCTGGCTGGGCGCGGCGTTCTCCCTGGGCTTCCTGGGCCTGACGGTGGCCACGTCCCTGGCGCTGGCGGAGCTCTATTCGGACGGGCTGCACCAGCGCACCAGCAGCCTGGCGCACTCGCTGGCGCGGCGGCTGAACGAGGCGGCGCGGCTGGGCCTGACGCTCTCCCACCTGCGGGGCCTGGACACCCTGCTGGAGGAGTACCAGCGCACCAACGCGGACCTGGGCTCGCTGGCGCTCATCGCGGATGAGCGGGTGCTCGTCCAGGCGGATGCGGGTGCGGGGCGCACGGGGGACGAGCGCTTCGAGTACACCATCGACCTGGAGCTCACGGAGGGCCCGTGGAACCTCCCCGTGCGCCTGGAGGTGGACGCCGCGAAGGGCGCGCTCCAGGCGCGGCTGTGGCGCGCCGTCCCGGGCTTCCTCTTCCTCTTCGCCGCCTCGAGCCTGCTGGGCCTGCTGGTGCTCGGAGCCCTGGCGCCCCTGCCCCGGCGTGGCGCGGGCTCGCGCGTCTTCGAGCAGCGGACGGTGGGCCGGCTCCAGCCGCTCGCCTTCCTCGGAGGCTTCCTGGAGGGGCTCCCGTTCGCCTTCCTCCCCGTCGCCGCGGAGGCCCTCTTCCCGGGGGGCGGCGCCGCGCTGCTCGCCGTCGCCTTCCACGGAGCCTGCGCGCTCGCGTTCGTCCCCTCCGGGCATTACGCGCGGCAGGGGCAGCTCGGGCGCTGGCTCGTGGTGGCCCTGGGGGTGTCCACCGCGGCGTTCGCGTTGATGGCGTTCACCTCGGACCTGCGCGCGTGGCTGGTGCTGCGCGGGCTCTGCGGGTTCGGGTTGGGGGCGCTGGCGGCCGGGACGCGGGCGTATCTGCTCGCCGCGCTTCCCCCGGCACAGCCGCCGCGGCGCCTCGCGCGACTCACCCTGGCGCGGGGTGGCGGCCTGCTCGCCGGCACGGTGCTGGGCGCGCTCGTGGCGGCCCACCTGGGCCCGTCCCCGGTGTTCCTGTTCGCGGCCCTCTGTGGCCTGGGCGCGCTCGCGTATTCGCGGCTCTGGCTGCCTCCGCTGGAGGCGCGGGACCGCTCCGCCGGACCTCGTGCATTCCGGGCCTCCCTCACGCCTCCGCCCCCGGCTCCCGGGGCGTGGAGTCCGCGCGAGCACCGCGGGGCGCTGCTGTTCGTCGGGCTGCCGTCGTGGCTCGCGCGCGGGGGCGTGCTCGGCCTCGTGGTGCCCCTGTGGCTGGTGAGCGAGGGCAAGGACACGGACCGCATCGGTCAATGGCTCGCCCTCGTCGCGCTGGGCGCGTTGCTTCCCCTGGCCCTGCCGGCGCGCGTCGACGGGAGCCGGAGACTGCTCCAGGGGGGCGTGCTGGGCACCGGGCTGTCACTGCTCGCGCTCTCTGCCTTCGGCACGCTGGAGCCCGTCCGCGCGCTGGCGCTCTGCCTGCTGGGAATGTCCCTGGGGCTGCTCCACGTCCCGCTCGACCACCACCTCGAAAACCCGCCGGCGCAGGGCGTGCGCGGGCGCTCCTGGCCCACCATCGCTCCGCTGCTCGGCGCGCTCGGGCAGTGCGTGGGGCCGCTCCTCGTCAGCGCCTTCTGGAGGCCCACGGAGGATCCGCTCCCGGTGCTCGGAGGGCTGGGCGTCGGGGTGCTGTTGCTGGGGGCCGCCCATTCCTGGATGACCCGGGCCACGCCCGGTCGCGAGGTGCGGCATGCGTGA
- a CDS encoding nSTAND1 domain-containing NTPase, which yields MSAGVAKPAPLELLLELVRAQEAGDPFHFRMEPQEYLLRRARGSYARAALDWEPALLSDLAELEKPRPDRNVVQRLGERLRAFLEGVGWDAQANDIAAAVQVGRPVHLTFRFAAAELFALPWELLTLGTSGRAVAELPGVLIRYEWPASADVPAPGTSQQGRILFAWSAAGGQVPARAHQQEVSAACRQGAYPFEPERDVLPHVSLASLSDALNRPGEPVSVLHLLCHGGRRGQTYGLLWDASWEGGEPELVDGATLRQLLMPHAATLRLVVLCACQSGAGATDNHLGSVAQALHRAGLPAVVASRLLLSVPGSVVLTRALYRALLVTPASLEEAVGDARRQLALDTTALDHVSLQLYARAEHGGDTRPVALRPYRGLLPFQQEDRRFFFGRESLQQELLQRVHEAVEGQRPRFQVLAGVSGSGKSSLALAGLPQELRAADWEVRLLKPGQGAAEVLHQVRQAPPERRQLLLVDPFEDLFTAMEAPARRDLATALWSLAKDPERQVVVLATLQVDYLGRCGDLVVDAEGTRLDAAVYSDAHRLFVTELQGDALRAAIEGPAHKVGLRFEAGLVDRLLQEVGQEPGSLPLLQYALDQLWEEREGQQLTHRAYAALGGVAGALKRAANRLYESLPPSAQGQARRLLVELVDFQGGPSHGRRRRVRSQQLRPTPPEPRADFDRVLGVLLTARLLTREEDASGVEWLQLSHESLLRTWPQLEEWARADRERLQHFRELESWARDWLAHRSAPDGGAPYLLSGSRLGYAQDILRRYSEEPGEDVLQLLDASVASAEAQDASARQRLVRLLVAALVVAGGMAALAWNARQLEARASRERQEAQHHAQRARDLVLLDVARKLRRDNPTLALLMLREVQEPGRLRGWAQDVSGVLQEPLSRAVLRGHTQAVVHVEVSPDGQRVVTASKDGTARLWRTSGEGAPVVLTGHEGPVYHATFSPVGGQRVLTSSHDGTARLWNTADGALLRTFRHRGVVQWGAFSPDGQRVATASRDGLARLWQVDGTGAPREVRHRGAVQTVAFSPDGRWLLTASLDGTARLVPVEGTEGPRELPHPAPVTSATFDPEGTHVLTVARDGVARVWPVNGTTAPVALRGHQGELTTARFSPDGQWVVTASADTTARLFRADGRGEPRVLRGHQGAVRLATFGGPLGEWILTVSSDTTARLWSTREDTPPRLLLGHRSTLLWGGFGPDGKQVVTASVDATARVWRLDAPQDSLPLQTSGGFLWSVAFSPDGTQVATASQDGAVRLWSEDGRATHVLRGHAQDVRSVVFSPDGRWLLTASLDGTARLWPADGSTSGRRVLASQREPFFGAAFSPDGQRVALASSPRATRIVSVDGTRPPVLLEGHGDQVRSVAFSPDGQRLITASQDGTARIWSAEGRLTATLYSHDDWVLSAAFHPKDSTQVLTSSQDGTARLWTVEHGRVRGVRAVLRHDAPVPWAAWSPDGGRVVTACADGRARVWLTDAPEEPYLVLSAHEDEVTSAVFSPRAEEPRLVTGSTDGSARVWRPREPLPIERLQEKLQATSSACLTPGERRGLLGDLPAKALEANAACEQRHGRPPLADDP from the coding sequence ATGAGCGCTGGCGTCGCGAAGCCCGCGCCCCTGGAGCTGCTGCTGGAGCTGGTGCGCGCGCAGGAGGCGGGCGACCCGTTCCACTTCCGGATGGAGCCACAGGAGTACCTCCTGCGCAGGGCCCGGGGCAGCTACGCACGCGCGGCGCTCGACTGGGAGCCGGCGCTCCTGTCGGACCTCGCGGAGCTGGAGAAGCCCCGGCCGGACCGCAACGTGGTGCAGCGTCTGGGGGAACGGCTGCGCGCGTTCCTGGAAGGCGTGGGCTGGGATGCCCAGGCGAACGACATCGCCGCCGCCGTCCAGGTGGGGCGCCCGGTGCACCTCACCTTCCGCTTCGCCGCGGCGGAGCTCTTCGCGCTGCCCTGGGAGCTGCTCACGCTGGGCACCTCCGGGCGCGCCGTGGCGGAGCTCCCCGGCGTCCTCATCCGCTACGAATGGCCCGCGTCCGCGGACGTGCCCGCGCCGGGCACCTCCCAGCAGGGCCGGATCCTCTTCGCCTGGTCCGCCGCCGGAGGCCAGGTGCCGGCCCGGGCGCATCAGCAGGAGGTCAGCGCGGCCTGCCGACAGGGCGCGTACCCGTTCGAGCCGGAGCGGGACGTCCTGCCCCACGTCTCGCTGGCGTCGCTGTCGGACGCGCTCAACCGGCCCGGCGAACCCGTATCCGTGCTCCACCTGCTGTGCCACGGCGGCCGGCGCGGTCAGACGTATGGGCTGCTCTGGGACGCGTCCTGGGAGGGAGGCGAACCGGAGCTGGTGGACGGCGCGACGCTGCGCCAGCTGCTCATGCCCCACGCTGCGACGCTGCGGCTGGTGGTGCTGTGCGCGTGCCAGAGTGGCGCGGGCGCGACGGACAACCACCTGGGCAGCGTGGCCCAGGCGCTCCACCGCGCGGGGCTGCCCGCGGTGGTGGCCTCGCGGCTGCTGCTCTCCGTGCCGGGCTCCGTGGTGCTCACGCGCGCCCTCTACCGCGCGCTGCTGGTGACGCCCGCGTCGCTGGAGGAGGCGGTGGGGGACGCCCGGCGCCAGCTGGCGCTGGACACCACCGCGTTGGATCACGTCTCGCTCCAGCTCTACGCGCGCGCGGAGCACGGCGGGGACACGCGCCCGGTGGCGCTCAGACCCTACCGGGGCCTCCTGCCCTTCCAGCAGGAGGACCGCCGCTTCTTCTTCGGCCGCGAGTCGCTCCAGCAGGAGCTGCTCCAGCGCGTCCACGAGGCGGTGGAGGGCCAGCGTCCCCGCTTCCAGGTGCTGGCCGGTGTCTCCGGCAGCGGCAAGTCCTCGCTCGCGCTCGCGGGCCTGCCCCAGGAGCTCCGGGCCGCGGACTGGGAGGTGCGGCTGCTCAAGCCCGGACAGGGCGCGGCGGAGGTGCTCCACCAGGTGCGCCAGGCTCCACCGGAGCGCCGGCAGCTCCTGCTGGTGGACCCCTTCGAGGACCTCTTCACCGCGATGGAGGCCCCGGCGCGCCGCGATCTGGCCACCGCGCTGTGGAGCCTCGCGAAGGACCCGGAGCGCCAGGTGGTGGTGCTGGCCACGCTCCAGGTGGACTACCTGGGACGCTGTGGCGACCTGGTGGTGGACGCGGAGGGCACGCGCCTGGACGCGGCCGTGTACTCGGACGCCCACCGCCTCTTCGTCACGGAGCTGCAGGGGGACGCGCTGCGAGCGGCCATCGAGGGCCCCGCGCACAAGGTGGGGCTGCGCTTCGAGGCCGGGCTGGTGGACCGGCTCCTCCAGGAGGTGGGGCAGGAGCCCGGGTCGCTGCCGCTGCTCCAGTACGCGTTGGATCAGCTCTGGGAGGAGCGCGAGGGACAGCAGCTCACCCACCGCGCCTACGCGGCCCTGGGCGGCGTCGCGGGGGCGCTGAAGCGGGCGGCGAACCGGCTCTATGAGTCATTGCCCCCGAGCGCCCAGGGACAGGCGCGCCGGCTGCTGGTGGAGCTGGTGGACTTCCAGGGTGGGCCCTCGCATGGCAGGCGCCGGCGGGTGCGCTCGCAGCAGCTGCGCCCCACCCCGCCGGAGCCCCGCGCCGACTTCGACCGGGTGCTGGGAGTGCTGCTCACCGCGCGGCTGCTGACCCGGGAAGAGGACGCGTCGGGCGTGGAGTGGTTGCAGCTGTCGCACGAGTCCCTGCTGCGCACCTGGCCCCAGTTGGAGGAGTGGGCCCGCGCGGACCGCGAGCGCCTCCAGCACTTCCGCGAGCTGGAGTCCTGGGCCCGGGACTGGCTCGCGCACCGGAGCGCTCCCGACGGCGGCGCGCCCTACCTGCTGTCCGGAAGCCGGCTGGGCTACGCGCAGGACATCCTGCGGCGCTACAGCGAGGAGCCGGGCGAGGACGTCCTCCAACTGCTGGACGCCAGCGTGGCCTCCGCCGAGGCCCAGGACGCGTCGGCACGCCAGCGCCTGGTGCGGCTGCTGGTGGCCGCGTTGGTGGTGGCGGGAGGGATGGCGGCCCTCGCGTGGAACGCGCGCCAGTTGGAGGCCCGGGCCTCGCGGGAGCGGCAGGAGGCGCAACACCACGCCCAGCGCGCCCGGGACCTGGTGCTGCTGGACGTCGCCCGGAAGCTGCGGCGGGACAACCCCACGCTGGCCCTGCTCATGCTCCGCGAGGTCCAGGAGCCCGGCCGGCTCCGGGGCTGGGCCCAGGACGTGTCCGGGGTCCTCCAGGAGCCGCTGAGCCGCGCGGTGCTGCGCGGCCACACCCAAGCCGTGGTCCACGTGGAGGTCAGTCCGGACGGGCAGCGCGTGGTGACGGCGTCGAAGGACGGCACCGCGCGGCTGTGGCGGACCAGCGGCGAGGGAGCGCCGGTGGTGCTCACGGGCCACGAGGGGCCCGTCTACCACGCCACCTTCAGCCCGGTGGGAGGGCAGCGCGTGCTCACCTCCTCGCACGACGGCACGGCGCGGCTGTGGAACACGGCGGACGGCGCGCTCCTGCGGACGTTCCGGCACCGCGGCGTCGTGCAGTGGGGGGCCTTCAGCCCGGACGGCCAGCGCGTGGCCACGGCCTCTCGAGACGGGCTGGCGCGGCTGTGGCAAGTGGACGGCACCGGAGCGCCGCGCGAAGTGCGACACCGGGGCGCCGTGCAGACCGTGGCCTTCAGCCCGGATGGGAGGTGGCTGCTGACGGCCTCGCTGGACGGCACCGCGCGCCTGGTTCCCGTGGAGGGGACGGAAGGCCCGCGCGAGCTGCCCCACCCCGCCCCCGTCACCTCCGCCACGTTCGACCCGGAGGGCACCCACGTGCTGACGGTGGCCCGGGACGGCGTCGCGCGCGTCTGGCCCGTCAACGGCACCACCGCCCCCGTGGCGCTGAGGGGACACCAGGGCGAGCTGACCACCGCGCGCTTCAGCCCGGACGGGCAATGGGTGGTGACGGCGTCGGCGGACACCACCGCGCGCCTCTTCCGGGCCGACGGACGGGGCGAGCCCCGCGTGCTGCGCGGCCACCAGGGCGCCGTGCGCCTGGCCACCTTCGGGGGACCGCTGGGCGAGTGGATCCTCACCGTCTCCTCGGACACCACGGCGCGGCTGTGGTCCACGCGGGAGGACACGCCGCCCCGGCTGCTGCTCGGCCATCGCTCTACCCTGCTGTGGGGCGGCTTCGGTCCGGACGGCAAGCAGGTCGTCACCGCCTCCGTCGACGCCACCGCGCGGGTGTGGCGCCTGGACGCGCCCCAGGACTCGCTCCCGCTCCAGACGTCCGGAGGCTTCCTCTGGTCCGTGGCCTTCAGCCCGGACGGCACGCAGGTGGCCACGGCGTCGCAGGACGGGGCGGTGCGCCTCTGGTCGGAGGACGGGCGGGCCACGCACGTCCTCAGGGGCCATGCGCAGGACGTGCGCTCCGTGGTCTTCAGCCCGGATGGCCGGTGGCTGCTGACGGCCTCGCTGGATGGCACCGCGCGCCTGTGGCCGGCGGACGGGAGCACGTCGGGCCGGCGCGTGCTGGCGTCCCAGCGCGAGCCCTTCTTCGGCGCCGCCTTCAGCCCCGACGGCCAGCGCGTGGCGCTCGCCTCCAGCCCGCGCGCCACCCGCATCGTGAGCGTGGATGGGACGCGGCCGCCCGTCCTGCTCGAGGGCCATGGCGACCAGGTCCGCTCCGTGGCCTTCAGCCCCGACGGCCAGCGCCTCATCACCGCGTCCCAGGATGGCACCGCCCGCATCTGGAGCGCGGAGGGGCGCCTCACCGCCACGCTCTACAGCCACGACGACTGGGTCCTCTCCGCCGCCTTCCACCCGAAGGACTCCACCCAGGTGCTCACGTCCTCGCAGGACGGCACGGCGCGCCTCTGGACCGTGGAGCACGGCCGGGTGCGGGGCGTGCGCGCGGTGCTGCGCCACGACGCGCCGGTGCCCTGGGCCGCCTGGAGCCCGGATGGCGGCCGCGTCGTCACCGCGTGCGCGGACGGCCGTGCCCGCGTCTGGCTCACGGACGCGCCGGAAGAGCCGTACCTCGTCCTGTCCGCGCACGAAGACGAGGTGACCTCCGCCGTGTTCAGCCCCCGCGCGGAGGAGCCCCGGCTCGTCACCGGCTCCACGGACGGCAGCGCCCGGGTGTGGCGTCCGCGCGAGCCGCTCCCCATCGAGCGGCTCCAGGAGAAGCTCCAGGCGACCAGCTCCGCGTGCCTGACGCCCGGCGAGCGACGAGGCCTCTTGGGCGACCTGCCCGCGAAGGCCCTGGAGGCCAACGCCGCGTGTGAGCAGCGGCATGGACGCCCACCGCTCGCGGACGACCCCTGA
- a CDS encoding porin, giving the protein MLQSRDGRSALRVGMGLQTDLRLTPTDDGLASTFLVRRARINLSGTLAPFADVRLITDVGLRDTPLYQDAWLELRAAPWLRLRAGRLKVPFGYEWLETSSTFLDFVEQSLLFSLVLPRYDQGLALHGELAGNRVEYWLGLFNEASSKARDEDRGKMLAGRIAASPAEGISVAVSATHALGDNLPEEARGKLATGFNFLTAPQYKLTYATGATGLFVVPPEWRLGADFVSFQGPTSLKVEYARFFSPSREGWLTAADLGKEDRRVHLAGLRSQAFYASGTWVLTGEKKQERGVEPERPFDPGADRYGAGAWELALRYGFARLRFEGLPDHDGPSEERLQELTAGVNWYLNTNTRWMFNASRYLFAGGRAPYDELLMRIQWFF; this is encoded by the coding sequence GTGTTGCAGAGCCGCGACGGCCGATCCGCGCTGCGCGTGGGCATGGGCCTGCAGACGGACCTGCGGCTGACGCCCACCGACGATGGGCTCGCGAGCACCTTCCTCGTCCGCCGCGCGCGCATCAACCTGTCCGGCACGCTGGCGCCCTTCGCGGACGTGCGGCTCATCACCGACGTGGGCCTGCGTGACACGCCCCTCTACCAGGACGCCTGGTTGGAGCTGCGCGCCGCGCCCTGGCTGCGGCTGCGCGCGGGCCGGCTCAAGGTCCCCTTCGGCTACGAGTGGCTGGAGACCTCCTCCACCTTCCTGGACTTCGTCGAACAGTCCCTCCTCTTCTCCCTGGTGCTGCCCCGGTACGACCAGGGCCTGGCGCTCCACGGAGAGCTGGCCGGCAACCGCGTGGAGTACTGGCTGGGCCTCTTCAACGAGGCGAGCAGCAAGGCGCGCGACGAGGACCGCGGGAAGATGCTGGCGGGCCGCATCGCCGCGTCGCCGGCGGAGGGCATCTCCGTCGCGGTGAGCGCCACCCACGCGCTGGGCGACAACCTGCCGGAGGAGGCGCGCGGCAAGCTGGCCACGGGCTTCAACTTCCTGACGGCGCCCCAGTACAAGCTGACGTACGCCACGGGAGCCACGGGCCTGTTCGTCGTCCCGCCTGAATGGCGCCTGGGCGCGGACTTCGTCTCCTTCCAGGGGCCCACGTCGCTGAAGGTGGAGTACGCGCGCTTCTTCTCCCCCTCCCGCGAGGGCTGGCTCACCGCCGCGGACCTGGGCAAGGAGGACCGGCGAGTGCACCTGGCGGGGCTGCGCTCCCAGGCCTTCTACGCGTCCGGCACGTGGGTGCTGACCGGCGAGAAGAAGCAGGAGCGGGGCGTGGAGCCGGAGCGGCCCTTCGACCCGGGCGCGGACAGGTACGGCGCGGGCGCCTGGGAACTGGCGCTGCGCTACGGCTTCGCGCGGCTGCGCTTCGAGGGGCTGCCCGACCACGACGGGCCCTCCGAGGAGCGACTCCAGGAGCTGACCGCCGGCGTCAATTGGTACCTCAACACCAACACCCGCTGGATGTTCAACGCCAGCCGGTACCTCTTCGCCGGAGGGCGCGCGCCCTACGACGAGCTCCTCATGCGCATCCAGTGGTTCTTCTAG
- a CDS encoding ABC transporter substrate-binding protein — protein sequence MRDGLLHRRGWLLGLLLLLCVPRPAQAQPDDLSAWVALPPETLRGWRVEATAQRILITHEQPPTPQLPAREVLVLLTVAQSSLNWILEGMLPVLRNSRVRVDLTLYKLGTGREEQERMLALADSGQFDLIVAMGSDATRFLYNRFGNQPTPVVALCKAPELWLGFEEGASQQAKPDNMAFVSLSLSPDVQLHYLQELLGPLKVLTVVYDRRNQSTVEVEAEAMRRLSARDGFQLLELAVEGKRGAEETLSEQLPRMARAMRQIDPGGRHSLFWVTTSSAVYDELERIDRYSEGIPVLGSVREAVREGNASAVMSIGVPFKSAGQLGARYMLEVLDSRLPASRLPMGVISPPDLAIHLRRARQLDIKLPFHFLEQASSLYDLDGRLVRQDGQPAVSAPAASP from the coding sequence ATGCGTGACGGTCTTCTCCACAGGCGCGGGTGGCTGCTGGGCCTGCTGCTGCTCCTGTGCGTTCCCCGTCCGGCCCAGGCACAGCCGGACGACCTCTCCGCCTGGGTGGCCCTGCCCCCGGAGACGCTGCGCGGCTGGCGGGTGGAGGCGACCGCGCAGCGGATCCTCATCACCCATGAACAGCCCCCCACGCCCCAGCTCCCGGCGCGCGAGGTGCTGGTGCTGCTCACCGTGGCCCAGAGCAGCCTCAATTGGATTTTGGAGGGCATGCTGCCCGTGCTGCGCAACTCGCGCGTGCGGGTGGACCTCACGCTCTACAAGCTCGGCACGGGCCGCGAGGAGCAGGAGCGGATGCTGGCGCTGGCGGACTCCGGCCAGTTCGACCTCATCGTCGCCATGGGCTCGGACGCGACGCGCTTTCTCTACAACCGCTTCGGCAACCAGCCCACGCCGGTGGTGGCGCTGTGCAAGGCGCCGGAGCTGTGGCTGGGCTTCGAGGAAGGCGCTTCACAGCAGGCCAAGCCCGACAACATGGCCTTCGTCTCGCTGTCGCTCTCCCCCGACGTGCAGCTGCACTACCTCCAGGAGCTGCTGGGCCCGTTGAAGGTGCTGACGGTGGTGTACGACCGCCGCAACCAGAGCACGGTGGAGGTGGAGGCGGAGGCCATGCGGCGGCTGTCCGCGCGGGACGGGTTCCAGTTGCTGGAGCTGGCGGTGGAGGGCAAGCGCGGCGCGGAGGAGACGCTGTCCGAACAGCTTCCGCGCATGGCCCGCGCGATGCGGCAGATAGACCCCGGCGGCCGGCACAGCCTCTTCTGGGTCACCACCTCCTCCGCAGTGTACGACGAGCTGGAGCGCATCGACCGGTACTCCGAGGGCATCCCCGTGCTGGGCTCCGTGCGCGAGGCCGTGCGCGAGGGAAACGCCAGCGCGGTCATGTCCATCGGCGTGCCCTTCAAGAGCGCCGGCCAGCTGGGCGCGCGCTACATGCTGGAGGTGCTGGACTCGCGCCTCCCGGCGTCGCGGCTGCCCATGGGCGTCATCTCCCCGCCGGACCTGGCCATCCACCTGCGGCGGGCGCGGCAGCTGGACATCAAGCTGCCCTTCCACTTCCTGGAGCAGGCCAGCTCCCTCTACGACCTGGATGGCCGGCTGGTGCGCCAGGACGGACAGCCCGCCGTGTCCGCCCCCGCGGCCTCGCCATGA